From a single Canis lupus baileyi chromosome 14, mCanLup2.hap1, whole genome shotgun sequence genomic region:
- the UTP3 gene encoding something about silencing protein 10: MAGGSRRRGAAKWAAVRGKAGPGPADGNEDGLELPPSPGDSSYYQDKVDDFHEARSRAALAKGWSGVESEEEDGDEEEEEEEEVLALDVADEDDEDGDSAGEEEDDEDDGGSSVQSEAEASGDPSLSWGQRKKLYYDTDYGSKARSRQSQQEVEEEEREEEEEAQLIQRRLAQALQEEDFGVTWVEAFAKPVSQVDEAETRVVKDLAKVSVKEKLKMLRKESPELLELIEDLKLKLTEVKDELEPLLQLVEQGIIPPGKGSQYLRTKYNLYLNYCANISFYLILKARRVPAHGHPVIERLVTYRNLINKLSVVDQKLSSEIRHLLTLKGDAGNKEPISKAKFTKAKPKSVSETPAAASAVTDVSDDSDFDEEAARKYYKEIEDQQKLKRKKEEDSIEEQALEDQNAKRAITYQIAKNRGLTPRRKKIDRNPRVKHREKFRRAKIRRRGQVREVRREEQRYSGELSGIRAGVKKSIKLK, from the coding sequence ATGGCGGGGGGATCCCGGCGGCGCGGAGCGGCCAAGTGGGCCGCGGTGCGAGGCAAGGCGGGCCCCGGCCCAGCGGACGGAAATGAAGACGGTCTGGAACTGCCACCCTCGCCGGGGGACTCCAGCTACTACCAAGATAAGGTGGATGATTTCCATGAGGCCCGATCTCGGGCCGCCTTGGCTAAAGGCTGGAGCGGAGtggagagtgaggaggaggatggcgatgaggaggaggaggaggaggaggaggttctAGCCCTAGATGTTGCTGATGAGGACGATGAAGATGGAGACAGCGCGGGGGAGGAAGAGGACGACGAGGATGACGGCGGGAGCTCCGTGCAGAGCGAGGCCGAGGCATCTGGGGATCCCAGTTTGTCGTGGGGTCAGAGGAAAAAACTTTACTACGACACAGACTATGGTTCCAAGGCCCGAAGCCGACAAAGTCAACAGGAagtagaggaggaggaaagggaggaggaagaggaagcccaGCTCATTCAGCGGCGCCTAGCCCAGGCCCTGCAGGAGGAGGATTTTGGGGTGACCTGGGTAGAGGCCTTCGCAAAACCAGTATCTCAGGTAGATGAGGCCGAGACCCGGGTCGTGAAGGATCTGGCGAAAGTTTCAGTGAAGGAGAAGCTGAAGATGCTGCGGAAAGAGTCACCAGAACTCTTGGAACTGATAGAAGACCTGAAACTTAAGTTGACTGAAGTGAAGGATGAGCTGGAGCCATTGCTACAGTTGGTGGAGCAAGGGATCATTCCCCCCGGAAAAGGAAGCCAATACCTGAGGACCAAGTACAACCTCTATTTGAACTATTGCGCCAACATCAGCTTTTATTTGATCCTGAAAGCCAGGAGAGTCCCTGCACATGGACATCCTGTCATAGAAAGGCTTGTCACCTACCGAAATTTGATCAACAAGCTGTCAGTTGTAGATCAGAAGCTGTCTTCTGAAATTCGTCATCTCCTCACACTTAAAGGTGATGCTGGAAACAAAGAACCGATTTCAAAAGCGAAATTCACCAAGGCCAAGCCAAAATCTGTTTCAGAGActcctgctgctgcctctgctgtTACAGACGTATCTGATGATTCTGATTTTGATGAAGAAGCTGCACGGAAATactataaagaaatagaagaccaGCAAaagttgaagagaaagaaagaagaagacagTATTGAAGAACAGGCTCTTGAAGATCAAAATGCGAAGAGAGCCATTACCTATCAGATTGCTAAAAATAGGGGACTTACACCCAGAAGAAAGAAGATTGATCGCAATCCTAGAGTGAAACACCGGGAGAAGTTCAGAAGAGCCAAAATCCGCAGGAGAGGCCAAGTTCGTGAAGTTCGTAGAGAAGAGCAACGTTACAGTGGTGAACTCTCTGGCATCCGTGCAGGAGTTAAAAAGAGCATTAAGCTTAAATAA